GGCGTCATCGCGCCGCTTTTCTACCTTATGATCGGGGGTGCGCCCTTGGGCATGGCGTACAAGGCGGTGAACACGCTCGACAGCATGGTGGGCTACAAAAACGAGCGCTACATCGACTTCGGCTGCGCCTCGGCGCGCCTTGACGATGCGGTGAACTGGATTCCCTCGCGCTTATCGGCCCTGCTCATGATCGCCGTGTGCCCGATCGTCGGGCTCGACGCGCGCGGGGCGGCGCGCATCTGGCGCCGCGACAGGCGTCGCCATGCGAGCCCGAACGCGGCACAGACCGAGTCAGCGTGCGCGGGCGCGCTCGGGCTGCGCCTGGCAGGGCCCGCGGTGTATTTCGGCAAGCTCGTTGAGAAACCGACGATAGGCGACGCGTCCCGTGAAATCGAGTGGGGCGACATCGCCCGGGCGACGAGGCTCATGCTCGCCGCGTCCGTATGCGCGCTCGTCGTCTTCGGCGCCGCGCGCGCGGCGGTCGTGCTCGCCGTGGGGGCGATGGCATGAGGGAAGACCACGCCGCGTCCCGGGATGCCGGGGGACTCCTGCGTGCCCGTGCGCATGGGGGTAGCACGCAATCGCTCGGCATCGCTTGCGAAGGAGGTGCCTCCGACCTCATCGACTTCTCGGTGAACGTAAATCCGGCAGGCCCCTCGCCGCGTGCCGTCGCCGCAGCTTGCAAGGCGCTTTCTCGAATCGACGCCTACCCCGATAGGGAAAGCCTCGCTCTTGTTCGCGCCCTATCGCGCGCCCAGGGCATTCCCGAAGATACTATCGTCTGCGGCGCGGGCGCGTCCGACATCATCTGGCGGCTCGCCGCGGCGGTGCGCCCGAAACGCATCGTCGTGTGCGCGCCGACGTTCTCTGAATATGCGGAGGCGGCATCGTACTACGGCGCATGCGTGCAGGAGTTCCCGCTCTCCGAAGCGGACGACTTCGACGTTCCCGCCTCCTTCGCCCGCGCGATTGAGGGGCCGGGAGACGTGGCGTACCTCTGCAATCCGAACAACCCGACGGGGCGCCTCGTCGACCCCCGCGTGATCGATGCCGCGGCTTGCCGCTGCGAGCAGGTGGGCGCGCTGCTCGTCGTGGACGAGTGCTTCCTCGGATTTGCGCCCGACGCCCGCGAAAGGAGCGTGGCCGCACGCGCCGCGTGTTCGCGCCATGTGGCCGTGCTCTCCGCGTTCACCAAGCTCTACGGAATGGCGGGGTTGCGGTTGGGATATCTGATTAGCGGAAACGCCCAACTCATCGAGGGGATTCGTCGGGCGGGGCAGGCGTGGCCCGTCTCCTCGGTCGCCGAGGCCGCGGGCATCGCCGCCCTGGAAGACGTCGAATACGTCTCGCGCACGCGCGATGTATTGGCGGGCGAGCGAGCGTGGCTTTCTCACGAGCTCTCCTCGCTCGGGCTTTCCGTCGTGCCGTCGGATGCGAACTTCCTTTTAGTCCGCACGCCGGCGAAAGACATCCCCGAGCGCCTGTATAAACAGGGGGTTTTGGTCCGCACGTGCGACTCGTTTTCGGTACTGTCCCGCTTCTGGTGCCGCGTCGCGGTGCGCACGCGCAAGGAGAATGCCCGGCTTGCGATGGCGTTCAGTCGCGCGCTTCGGGCGGAAGGTGCATCGGGCGAAGGCGAACCCGACGAACGGGGCGGCGCTTCTTGCAGCGGCGCTATGGCGGGCGCGGATGGCCGAGGCTCGGCGAAGGAGGTCGATACCCGTGGGTAGGGCGAAGCCCATCATGATCCAGGGCACCATGTCGAACGCGGGGAAGAGCCTGCTTGCGGCTGGGCTGTGCCGTGTGCTTTTGCAGGACGGCCTGCGCGTGACTCCCTTCAAGAGCCAGAACATGGCGCTCAACAGCGGTGTCACGGCCGACGGGCTCGAGATGGGGCGCGCCCAGATCATGCAGGCCGAGGCGTGCGGCATCGCGCCCGACGTGCGCATGAACCCCATCCTGCTCAAGCCCGAAAGCGACCACCGAAGCCAGCTCATCGTGGCCGGCAAGGCGCAGGGAGCCTTCGCTGCGAGGGACTACTTCGCGCGAAAGAAGGCGCTCATGCCGCAGATTTTGGAGGCGTTCGATTCGCTCGCGGAGGAAAACGACGTCATCGTCATCGAGGGCGCCGGCAGCCCCGCCGAAATCAACCTTTCCGAAAACGACATCGTCAACATGGGGCTCGCGCGCGCCGTGTCCTCCCCCGTGCTGCTCGTGGGCGACATCGACCCAGGCGGGGTGTTTGCCCAGCTCTACGGCACGGTCGCGCTCTTTGCGCCCGAGGATCGCGCGCTTTTGCGGGGGCTTTTGGTGAACAAGTTCCGCGGCGATGTGGAAATCCTGCGCCCGGGTTTGGCCCCGCTCGAGAAGATGTGCGGGGTTCCCGTCGTGGGGGTCGTGCCGTATCTTACGCTCGACCTGGACGACGAGGACTCGCTCGCGCCGCGCCTATCTGCCCGCGAGGCGCGCGGTGTCATCGACGTCGCCGTCGTGCGCCTTCCGCATCTGTCGAACTTCACCGACTTCGACCCGCTTTCGCGCGTGCCTGGCATGGGCGTGCGCTACGTTTCCTCGACGACCGATCTGGGCCGACCCGACCTGGTGGTGCTTCCCGGCTCGAAGGCCACGCTCGACGACGCGCGCTGGCTTGCGGCTAGCGGCATCGGAGCCTGTGTACGCGCGCTTTCGGGCGCGGGTACGCCGGTGCTCGGCATATGCGGAGGCTACCAGCTTTTGGGAGACGAGCTTTCCGACCCGCACGGCAGGGAAGGCGCTGGCACCGCGCGCGGGCTCGGGCTCATCCCTGCAAGTACGGTGTTCAAGGAGGAAAAGCGCCTCGCCCAGTCGGAGCTGCGCATCACGGGCGCCCAAGGCGCGTTCTCGGTGTGGAACGGCATGACGGCGCGCGGGTACGAGATTCACGACGGCGAAACGACCGTCTCCTGCGCCCCTGCGGGTACGATTGGCGGCAAACCAGAAGGCGCGGCCTGCGGAAACGTGTTCGGAAC
The DNA window shown above is from Collinsella aerofaciens and carries:
- a CDS encoding cobyric acid synthase; translation: MGRAKPIMIQGTMSNAGKSLLAAGLCRVLLQDGLRVTPFKSQNMALNSGVTADGLEMGRAQIMQAEACGIAPDVRMNPILLKPESDHRSQLIVAGKAQGAFAARDYFARKKALMPQILEAFDSLAEENDVIVIEGAGSPAEINLSENDIVNMGLARAVSSPVLLVGDIDPGGVFAQLYGTVALFAPEDRALLRGLLVNKFRGDVEILRPGLAPLEKMCGVPVVGVVPYLTLDLDDEDSLAPRLSAREARGVIDVAVVRLPHLSNFTDFDPLSRVPGMGVRYVSSTTDLGRPDLVVLPGSKATLDDARWLAASGIGACVRALSGAGTPVLGICGGYQLLGDELSDPHGREGAGTARGLGLIPASTVFKEEKRLAQSELRITGAQGAFSVWNGMTARGYEIHDGETTVSCAPAGTIGGKPEGAACGNVFGTYLHGLFDEPGVALALARSLARMRGLPESVVGAAGAASAADHRAREFDRLADVVRGALDMEYFYRIIEEGV
- the cbiB gene encoding adenosylcobinamide-phosphate synthase CbiB, whose translation is MTILAVAAGFAADLAFGDPRWFPHPVVAMGRAITWAEGRLRRAFPQTSAGARAAGLVLSVALPLACGLLTWGILHLCGMVHSGLRFVAEAWASYQILAACELRRQSLAVARAFSKGGLVAAREAVGLIVGRDTSVLDEQGVARAAVETVAENASDGVIAPLFYLMIGGAPLGMAYKAVNTLDSMVGYKNERYIDFGCASARLDDAVNWIPSRLSALLMIAVCPIVGLDARGAARIWRRDRRRHASPNAAQTESACAGALGLRLAGPAVYFGKLVEKPTIGDASREIEWGDIARATRLMLAASVCALVVFGAARAAVVLAVGAMA
- a CDS encoding pyridoxal phosphate-dependent aminotransferase, which encodes MREDHAASRDAGGLLRARAHGGSTQSLGIACEGGASDLIDFSVNVNPAGPSPRAVAAACKALSRIDAYPDRESLALVRALSRAQGIPEDTIVCGAGASDIIWRLAAAVRPKRIVVCAPTFSEYAEAASYYGACVQEFPLSEADDFDVPASFARAIEGPGDVAYLCNPNNPTGRLVDPRVIDAAACRCEQVGALLVVDECFLGFAPDARERSVAARAACSRHVAVLSAFTKLYGMAGLRLGYLISGNAQLIEGIRRAGQAWPVSSVAEAAGIAALEDVEYVSRTRDVLAGERAWLSHELSSLGLSVVPSDANFLLVRTPAKDIPERLYKQGVLVRTCDSFSVLSRFWCRVAVRTRKENARLAMAFSRALRAEGASGEGEPDERGGASCSGAMAGADGRGSAKEVDTRG